In the genome of Thermotoga sp., one region contains:
- a CDS encoding 2-oxoacid:acceptor oxidoreductase family protein, whose product MKDASVGLGGEAGQGIQTVEHVLARILKNYGFHVFATKECMPHVRGGNSTTEIRVSSRRERAFIDRIDILVPLGKGTTKRLKNHITGKTPVVGEKLWRDTKEVLSCQVR is encoded by the coding sequence ATGAAAGACGCGAGCGTTGGTTTGGGTGGAGAAGCAGGGCAAGGTATTCAAACAGTTGAGCATGTTCTCGCGCGCATTCTAAAGAACTATGGATTCCACGTGTTTGCCACTAAGGAGTGCATGCCCCACGTGAGAGGCGGAAACAGCACCACTGAGATCAGGGTCTCCTCGAGGAGAGAGCGTGCGTTCATTGACAGAATAGACATTCTCGTTCCTCTTGGAAAAGGTACAACGAAAAGATTGAAAAATCACATTACAGGAAAGACACCTGTGGTTGGGGAAAAGCTGTGGAGGGATACAAAAGAGGTCTTAAGCTGTCAGGTAAGATAG
- a CDS encoding metal-dependent hydrolase, translating to MKITFLGHATVLIEGEKNIIIDPFITGNPVCPVKLKDLPKIDYILVTHGHGDHLGDALEIAKESDATVISNYEICQYLGKKGAKTHAMHIGGSYLFDFGKVKMTPALHGSGILDGESMIYGGNPGGFLVTTEGKKVYHAGDTGLTKDMELLREENVDVAFLPIGGNFVMDVEDAVRAVSMIKPRKVVPIHYGTWEIIFADVKLFKKKAEEEGVKCVILEPGESLEL from the coding sequence ATGAAGATTACATTTCTCGGGCACGCAACTGTACTGATAGAAGGAGAAAAGAACATCATCATCGATCCCTTCATAACGGGAAATCCAGTGTGTCCTGTAAAGCTGAAAGACCTTCCGAAGATAGACTACATTCTAGTGACCCACGGGCATGGTGACCATCTCGGAGACGCTTTGGAGATAGCGAAGGAAAGCGACGCCACGGTGATCTCCAACTACGAGATCTGCCAGTATCTCGGCAAGAAAGGTGCGAAGACTCATGCCATGCACATTGGAGGGAGTTATCTATTCGACTTTGGGAAGGTGAAAATGACACCCGCTCTTCACGGATCTGGAATACTGGATGGAGAAAGTATGATCTACGGAGGAAATCCCGGTGGCTTTCTCGTCACGACGGAAGGAAAGAAGGTGTACCACGCAGGGGACACCGGTCTGACGAAAGATATGGAACTCCTGAGGGAGGAAAACGTGGACGTTGCGTTCCTTCCCATCGGTGGAAACTTTGTCATGGACGTAGAGGATGCCGTCAGGGCAGTTTCGATGATAAAACCCAGGAAGGTAGTACCCATACACTACGGGACCTGGGAAATCATATTCGCCGACGTGAAGCTTTTCAAGAAAAAAGCGGAAGAAGAAGGTGTCAAGTGCGTGATACTGGAGCCCGGTGAGTCGTTGGAGCTGTGA
- a CDS encoding GGDEF domain-containing protein, with translation MHVLFFFSMAALGFAAFLFFFITKRTKNYSQLEKRFNTIVESLSRLDPNMLEEDFFQTILDIAMSVVPEAKKGSVSRITSEGDWIFVALKGHTMDLHGRRFPARYLFRAGREPVEINFLEYVRSLFPEDMERFFLKILQGTKKSLVVGLFAGDEFLGSIALDSPHSQFSELSKKTLKLLGSLANTYFLLKKSLESEHHFQKIISTILTLLLLFRKQVSIEDFLKESLQKMIEASEIFSGGAVFKGNIAVFSIGLKKTPAFDFKETAEKIEEIQREGTHYVAIQLRGEDSPLYRLVFASKTKIPPSIFGVLNTFGEVVYLYLREYQLHKKYREMAMRDPLTGAYTRHYFNEWIFSHMAWLRRYQRKSVLVILDVDGLKTINDTYGHLMGDKALKRFVKALRETVRESDLVFRYGGDEFLLVLTESDKESVHDVLKRLKENLKKLDLPFELNFSFGYEEIDGFVPIEKVLGKADDLLYKNKFKKKE, from the coding sequence GTGCACGTGTTGTTCTTCTTTTCTATGGCGGCGCTCGGGTTTGCCGCTTTTCTTTTCTTTTTCATAACAAAGCGAACGAAAAACTATTCACAGCTCGAAAAGAGATTCAACACTATCGTGGAAAGCCTGTCCAGACTCGATCCGAACATGTTAGAAGAAGATTTTTTTCAAACGATCCTGGACATTGCCATGTCCGTGGTACCCGAAGCGAAAAAGGGAAGCGTGTCACGCATCACGAGTGAAGGGGACTGGATCTTCGTTGCGTTGAAGGGACACACGATGGATCTCCACGGAAGAAGATTTCCCGCAAGATACTTGTTTCGTGCAGGAAGGGAACCCGTCGAAATAAATTTTCTGGAATACGTCAGAAGCCTTTTTCCAGAGGACATGGAGAGGTTTTTCCTGAAGATCCTCCAGGGTACGAAAAAGAGTCTCGTTGTTGGCCTATTTGCGGGGGATGAGTTCCTTGGAAGCATCGCACTCGATTCTCCACATAGTCAGTTTTCGGAGCTCTCGAAAAAGACTCTCAAGCTTCTTGGAAGCCTAGCGAACACCTACTTTCTTTTGAAAAAATCTCTGGAAAGTGAACATCATTTTCAAAAGATTATAAGCACGATTCTCACACTCTTGCTTCTTTTCAGAAAGCAGGTGTCTATTGAAGATTTCTTGAAAGAATCACTCCAAAAAATGATAGAGGCAAGCGAGATCTTCTCAGGAGGGGCTGTTTTCAAAGGAAATATCGCTGTCTTTTCTATTGGTCTGAAGAAAACACCCGCGTTCGATTTCAAAGAGACGGCGGAAAAGATAGAGGAGATCCAAAGAGAAGGCACCCACTATGTAGCCATTCAACTAAGAGGAGAAGACTCCCCACTCTACCGTTTGGTATTTGCCTCAAAGACAAAGATCCCACCTTCCATCTTCGGTGTCCTCAATACTTTTGGCGAGGTAGTATACCTGTACCTCAGAGAATATCAGTTACACAAGAAGTACCGGGAAATGGCGATGAGGGATCCCTTAACCGGTGCTTACACAAGACACTACTTCAACGAGTGGATCTTCTCCCACATGGCATGGCTGAGAAGGTATCAGAGAAAGTCTGTTCTAGTGATACTGGATGTGGATGGTCTCAAGACGATAAACGACACCTACGGCCACCTCATGGGAGACAAGGCTCTCAAGAGATTTGTAAAGGCCTTGAGGGAAACGGTTCGAGAATCAGACCTTGTTTTCAGATACGGTGGGGATGAGTTTCTCCTGGTTCTCACAGAGAGCGATAAAGAAAGTGTCCACGATGTTCTGAAAAGATTGAAAGAGAATCTGAAAAAACTGGATCTTCCCTTCGAGCTGAACTTTTCTTTCGGATACGAAGAGATAGACGGTTTTGTACCCATAGAAAAAGTTCTTGGAAAAGCCGATGATCTTCTTTATAAGAACAAATTCAAAAAGAAAGAATGA
- a CDS encoding SDR family NAD(P)-dependent oxidoreductase, with protein sequence MELGIRGKKSLILAGSRGIGRAIVDVLKEEGAIVMIRARNENLLKRAGHNYVVCDLKREPDKLFEDVKEVDILVLNMEGPKPGYFDDEDFRDAIMRNYLPKMKEKRWSRIVAITSFSVISPLETLHTSNSTRMALTSFWKHFLSK encoded by the coding sequence TTGGAACTGGGCATCAGGGGTAAGAAATCGCTTATTCTTGCAGGAAGCAGAGGAATAGGAAGGGCAATCGTGGACGTTCTGAAAGAAGAGGGTGCTATTGTCATGATCCGTGCGAGGAACGAAAATCTACTGAAGAGGGCGGGACACAACTACGTGGTCTGTGACCTGAAAAGAGAACCGGACAAGCTTTTCGAAGATGTAAAAGAGGTGGACATACTGGTTCTGAACATGGAAGGTCCTAAACCAGGATATTTTGATGATGAGGATTTCAGAGATGCCATCATGAGGAACTATCTTCCCAAAATGAAAGAAAAACGTTGGAGCAGGATTGTTGCCATCACGTCCTTTTCTGTGATTTCTCCTCTGGAAACCCTCCACACCTCGAATTCTACAAGAATGGCCCTCACCAGCTTTTGGAAACACTTTCTTTCGAAGTGA
- the hemW gene encoding radical SAM family heme chaperone HemW, which produces MKLAVYVHIPFCKNKCIYCDFYSVVSEDFEEYFSCLFKEIELYERVLQESEIETVYFGGGTPSIVSPFFPEKVIDFLEKKSHRFSPSEITVEVNPESIDREKLRSYKAMGVNRISLGVQACDDVVLKKIGRLYNEKTLREKARLILKEFENVNFDFILGLPCETNETLKKNLRFIEEFTPQHVSLYFLEVDENTLLHNLLKKGLVTLPEAEEVERRHDMFVEFLKFKSFVRYEISNFAKPGNESKHNLFYWRNRDYLGLGPSAGGHLGRFRYTNVSDLFAYTRMVKEGTFPYDYKHENTEKEEALETLFMGLRLKEGVELRRVEKLMSLVKKLRKRYSCYVKMKDGRIFLSEAGMDLSKKIFEDLIEWYREAGK; this is translated from the coding sequence ATGAAACTGGCAGTCTACGTTCACATCCCTTTTTGCAAGAATAAGTGCATCTACTGTGACTTCTACTCCGTTGTTTCCGAAGACTTTGAAGAATACTTTTCCTGTCTGTTCAAGGAAATAGAACTTTACGAACGTGTACTTCAAGAAAGCGAGATAGAAACAGTCTACTTCGGAGGAGGAACTCCTTCCATTGTTTCTCCCTTTTTTCCTGAAAAAGTGATCGATTTCTTGGAAAAAAAGTCCCACAGATTTTCGCCCTCCGAAATAACGGTCGAGGTCAACCCGGAGTCCATTGATCGAGAGAAACTGAGATCCTACAAAGCAATGGGAGTGAACAGAATAAGCCTGGGTGTTCAGGCCTGTGATGATGTCGTTTTGAAGAAAATAGGAAGGCTTTACAATGAAAAGACTCTCAGGGAAAAAGCACGTTTGATATTGAAAGAGTTCGAGAACGTCAACTTCGACTTCATACTCGGCCTTCCGTGTGAGACGAACGAGACGCTGAAGAAAAATCTGAGATTCATCGAAGAGTTCACCCCACAGCATGTGTCTCTCTACTTCCTTGAAGTGGACGAAAACACGCTCCTTCACAATCTTCTCAAAAAAGGTCTTGTAACCCTCCCAGAGGCCGAAGAAGTAGAAAGAAGGCACGATATGTTCGTTGAATTTTTGAAATTCAAAAGTTTTGTGAGGTACGAGATCTCGAACTTCGCCAAACCGGGAAATGAGTCGAAGCACAACCTCTTTTACTGGAGAAACCGGGACTACCTGGGACTGGGCCCTTCCGCGGGTGGCCACCTTGGAAGATTTCGCTACACCAACGTTTCCGATCTTTTCGCATACACAAGAATGGTGAAAGAAGGAACTTTTCCGTACGATTACAAACACGAAAACACGGAGAAGGAAGAGGCACTGGAAACACTTTTCATGGGGCTGAGACTAAAAGAAGGAGTGGAATTGAGGCGCGTGGAAAAACTGATGTCTCTGGTGAAGAAGTTACGAAAAAGGTATTCTTGTTATGTGAAGATGAAAGATGGTAGAATTTTTTTGAGCGAAGCAGGTATGGATCTGTCGAAAAAGATCTTTGAAGATCTGATCGAGTGGTACAGGGAGGCTGGAAAATGA
- the malP gene encoding maltodextrin phosphorylase, translating to MLKNLPENLKNLEELAYNLWWSWSRPAQRLWRKIDPGKWEEHRNPVKILKEVPEERLEELSKDDDFVSLYELTLERFKDYMEKEDTWFNVNYPEWNEKIVYMCMEYGLTKALPIYSGGLGILAGDHLKSASDLGLPLIAIGLLYKHGYFSQQIDKNGKQVEIFPDYNPEDLPMKPLKDERGNQVIIEVPLGDATVKARAFEVRVGRVSLYLLDTDFEENEEQHRKICDYLYNPEPDVRLSQEILLGIGGMKLLKALNVRPGVIHLNEGHPAFSSLERIKSYMEEGFSFTEALEIVRQTTVFTTHTPVPAGHDRFPFDFLERKLSKFFEGFGESNTLMNLGKDETGSFNMTYLALRTSSFTNGVSKLHADVSRRMFKNVWQGVPVEEIPIEGITNGVHMRTWVHHEMRKLYDRYLGKVWREHTDLEGIWYGIDRIPDEEVWEAHLKAKKRFIDYIRESIERRNKRLGIDESAPDIDENSLIIGFARRFATYKRAVLLLSDLERLKKILNNPERPVYIVYAGKAHPEDDAGKEFLRRVYEVSQMPEFKNKIIVLENYDIGMARFMVAGVDVWLNNPRRPMEASGTSGMKAAANGVLNASVYDGWWVEGYNGRNGWVIGDESVLPETEADDPKDAEALYDLLENEIIPTYYGNREKWIFMMKESIKSVAPRFSTTRMLKEYTEKFYIRGLVNGEWLGKKENAKKLGAWKEKILHNWSRVSIERIVLEDTKSVEITVRLGELTPEEVIVELLIGRGESMEDLEVWKAIQIRKYRKEEDTYVYTYVNGVLGHLGSPGWFYAVRVVPYHPRIPIKFLPEIPVVWRKVLG from the coding sequence GTGCTGAAAAATCTCCCGGAGAATCTGAAAAATCTGGAAGAACTCGCTTACAACCTCTGGTGGAGCTGGTCCAGACCTGCTCAGAGACTCTGGAGAAAGATCGATCCCGGCAAATGGGAAGAACACAGAAATCCCGTTAAAATACTGAAGGAAGTGCCAGAAGAACGTCTGGAAGAACTTTCCAAAGATGATGATTTCGTATCACTCTACGAACTCACGTTGGAGAGATTCAAAGATTACATGGAAAAGGAAGACACCTGGTTCAATGTGAACTATCCTGAATGGAACGAGAAGATCGTTTACATGTGTATGGAGTACGGTTTGACAAAAGCCCTTCCGATCTATTCTGGTGGACTCGGGATCCTCGCGGGAGACCATCTCAAATCCGCAAGCGATCTGGGACTCCCGCTGATCGCTATAGGCCTTCTCTACAAACATGGGTACTTCTCCCAGCAGATCGACAAGAATGGGAAGCAGGTAGAGATCTTCCCCGATTACAATCCCGAAGATCTGCCTATGAAACCCCTAAAAGATGAGAGGGGGAATCAGGTAATTATAGAGGTTCCTCTTGGCGACGCTACGGTGAAGGCTCGTGCTTTTGAAGTAAGGGTGGGAAGAGTGAGTCTGTACCTGCTTGACACGGACTTCGAGGAGAACGAAGAGCAACACAGAAAGATATGTGACTATCTCTACAATCCAGAACCTGATGTGAGGCTTTCACAGGAGATACTCCTTGGAATCGGTGGCATGAAACTTCTCAAAGCATTGAACGTAAGACCGGGAGTTATCCATTTGAACGAAGGCCATCCGGCGTTCTCCTCGCTCGAGAGGATAAAAAGTTATATGGAAGAGGGATTTTCTTTCACGGAGGCCCTCGAGATCGTAAGACAGACGACCGTGTTTACAACGCACACACCCGTTCCAGCCGGTCACGACAGATTCCCCTTCGATTTCTTGGAGAGAAAGCTCTCGAAATTCTTTGAAGGATTCGGGGAGAGCAACACCCTCATGAATCTTGGAAAAGATGAAACAGGCAGTTTCAACATGACCTACCTGGCACTGAGAACGTCTTCTTTCACAAACGGTGTCAGCAAACTGCATGCAGATGTTTCCAGAAGGATGTTCAAAAACGTATGGCAGGGTGTTCCTGTAGAGGAGATACCGATCGAGGGAATAACGAACGGCGTTCACATGAGAACCTGGGTTCACCATGAGATGAGGAAGCTGTACGACAGGTATCTCGGAAAGGTCTGGAGAGAGCACACCGATCTTGAAGGCATATGGTACGGTATCGATAGGATTCCTGACGAGGAGGTTTGGGAAGCTCATTTGAAAGCAAAGAAGAGGTTCATCGACTATATAAGAGAATCGATCGAAAGAAGAAACAAAAGACTGGGCATCGATGAGAGTGCTCCAGACATCGACGAGAACTCGCTCATCATAGGTTTTGCAAGAAGATTTGCCACCTACAAACGGGCAGTTCTTCTCCTCAGCGATCTGGAAAGGCTCAAAAAGATCCTTAACAACCCGGAAAGACCCGTATACATAGTCTACGCAGGAAAGGCTCATCCAGAGGATGATGCAGGGAAAGAATTTTTGAGGCGCGTCTACGAGGTTTCACAGATGCCAGAGTTCAAAAACAAAATTATCGTGCTGGAAAACTATGACATAGGAATGGCGCGCTTCATGGTGGCAGGAGTTGATGTGTGGCTAAACAACCCAAGAAGGCCCATGGAGGCGAGTGGAACAAGCGGTATGAAAGCAGCGGCCAACGGTGTCCTGAACGCGAGTGTCTACGATGGATGGTGGGTCGAGGGGTACAACGGCAGAAACGGTTGGGTGATAGGAGACGAGAGCGTACTCCCAGAAACAGAAGCGGACGATCCCAAAGACGCAGAAGCACTTTATGATCTTCTCGAAAATGAAATCATTCCAACCTACTATGGAAACAGGGAAAAATGGATTTTCATGATGAAAGAGAGCATAAAGAGTGTTGCACCCAGGTTCAGCACTACCAGAATGCTTAAAGAATACACGGAGAAGTTTTACATAAGGGGTCTTGTGAACGGAGAATGGCTCGGCAAGAAAGAGAACGCGAAGAAACTGGGTGCGTGGAAGGAAAAAATTCTCCACAACTGGAGCAGAGTATCGATAGAGCGTATTGTTCTCGAGGATACAAAGAGTGTGGAAATAACTGTGAGGCTCGGTGAACTCACCCCAGAAGAAGTGATCGTGGAGCTTCTCATTGGAAGAGGAGAAAGCATGGAAGACCTCGAAGTATGGAAAGCCATCCAGATCAGAAAATACAGGAAAGAAGAAGACACCTACGTATACACTTACGTGAACGGTGTACTCGGTCATCTCGGATCTCCAGGATGGTTCTACGCCGTCAGGGTTGTACCGTACCATCCGAGGATCCCTATCAAGTTCCTGCCTGAGATACCCGTTGTCTGGAGAAAAGTACTTGGATGA